Genomic window (Aggregicoccus sp. 17bor-14):
GCGCAGCTGGTGCAGGAGCTGGAGCCCGCGCCGCGGGTGCTGGGGGACGAGGCGCGCCTGGGCCAGGTGCTGCTCAACCTCCTGATGAACGCGGGGCAGGCGGTGAGCGGGCCGCCCGAGCGCAACGTCATCCGCGTGCGCACCGGCACCGACCCCCAGGGCCGCGCGCTGCTCGAGGTGGAGGACAGCGGCGTGGGCATCGCGCCCGAGGCGCTGCCCCACCTCTTCGAGCCCTTCTTCACCACGAAGGCGGAGGGCGGCGGCACCGGGCTGGGGCTCGCCATCTGCCGGCAGATCGTGGAGGCGCACGGCGGCGAGCTGCGCGTGCGCAGCACCCGCGGCCAGGGCAGCGTGTTCTCCGTGCACCTGCCGCCCGCGCCCGCCCCGGCGCAGGCCGCCGCTCCGGCGAGCGCCCCGGCCTCCGGCGCCCAGCAGCCCGGGCCCGGACCCGCCTCCCGGCGCGGGCGCATCCTCATCATCGAGGACGAGGTGCGGCTCGCCCAGTCCATGCGCCTGCTGCTCGAGCCCGCGCACGAGGTGGTCACCACCACGCGCGGCAGCGAGGCGCTCACCTGGATGGAGCACGGCCAGCGCTTCGACGTGGTGCTCTGCGACCTGCACATGCCGGAGACCACCGGCATGGACGTGTACATGGAGCTGCACCGCAGCGCGCCCGCGCTCGCCGAGCGGCTCGTCTTCCTCTCCGGCGGCGCCTTCACCCCCGCGGCGCTCGACTTCATGTCGCGCGTGAAGAACCCCGTGCTGCAGAAACCCGTGCGCCCGGAGGCGCTGCTCGCCGCGGTGGACGCGGCACTCGCCCGCCCGGCTCCGCGCAGCTAAGCTGTGCCCTGCAGACCCCTCCCATGACGAAGTCCCCGAAGCCGCAGCTCCTGTCCCGTCGGCCCCGCCCCGGCCTGCTCCTCGCCCTGGCGCTCGCGCCCGCGGGCGCGGCGCGCGCGGCCCCGCGCGGCCAGCCCCTGGGCGTGCCCAGCCGCAGCGCGCCGGACGCCGAGGCGCCCGCCGCCGAGGCACCCGAGGCGGGGACCCTGGGCGCGGCCCCGGGCCGGGCCCCCGCGCCGGAGCTGGGCGTGCCCGAGGAGAGCAGCCGCCCGGTGCGCATGCCGGGCCCCTCGCGCCGGCTCGTGCAGGCCACGGACTCCAGGCCCCCCGGCGCCCCCGGCCCGGCGCCGGCCCGCCCGCCCGCGCCCGCCGCGGAGGCCCCGGCGCCCGCCGCGTACGGCGCCGGCCGCAAGCTGCCGCCCCCCGAGCTGCGCCGCAGCGTGGCGGCCGCGGTGGGCGGGCTGTTCCCCTTCTCCGTCGGGCCCACGATGCCGCGCTTCTCGCTGCAGCTGAGCGGCCCCTGGCTGAAGGAGGGGCTGGGGGTGGCGCGCGTGGAGTGGCTCGCCACGGCGGCCTTCGGCTACTCGGGGCGCGAGACGGTGAGCTTCAGCGGCACCTCGCAGGACGACACGCTGGCCACCGAGCTGATGCCCGGCGCGCGCCTGCTCTACCCGGTGCACCCGCGCCTCAACGTCTCGCTCGAGGTGTCCGCGGGGCTCTCGCTCGCGCACCGCAGCGCGACGCTGCACACGCTCACCGGCGCCACCCACCACAGCGACCTGGACTGGGGCGCGGTGGGGCGCGTAGCGATCGGCGGCCAGATCCCGCTGGACGACCGGCTGCGGCTCTTCATCGAGCCGGTGGCCGTGCAGACCTACGTGGCGAGCGGCGAGGGCCCTGCCTGGAGCATGCAGTTCGGGCTCGCCTACACGTACTGAGCAGGCGCTAGACGCGCAGCCAGCGGCGCGCGCTGGGGCCGACGAAGCGCATGAAGCCGGCCACCACGAAGAAGCGCACCGTGCGCCCGATGACGAGCGCGAGGAAGAACTGGGGCAGGGGCACGCCCACGGCGCCGCTGCCGATGGCCACGATCTTCAGCGGGGTGGGCAGCACCGAGCAGAGCGCGGCGAGCATCCAGATGTTGCGCCCCAGCAGCTCGGCGACGGTGGCGTGGATGCCGAAGCGGTCCACGCGGAAGTTGGGGTCGAAGTGCAGGAAGTTGATGGCGCCGCCGTGCAGCAGCGTGCCCAGCCAGTACCCGATGAGCCCGCCCACGATGCTCGCGGCGATGCCCACCAGCGAGTAGCGCACCCAGCGGTTCGGGCGCGCGAGCACCATGGGCACCAGCAGGGCGAAGGGCGGGATGGGGAACACCGAGCCGTCCACCACCGAGACCGCGGCCATCGCGAGCAGCGCGTGCGGGCTCGCGCTCATCGCCTCCACGCGCAGGTAGAGGCGGCGGTACCAGGAGGGCCGGGGAGCAGCGTCGGGGGAGGTGGCGTCGGAGGGGGAGGAGCTGAAGTCCGGCATGAGGCGGCGCACCCTAGCGGAAAGCAGGGGCGCTGCCAGCCCTCCCACCGCCCTACACGTGCCGTCCTGTCCGCAAGGCGGGCGGGCGCGCGCGCAGCGGCCGCGCGCGGGGTTAACTTGGAGGCCCATGACCTCCCAAGAACGCGTGGAGCGCGCCGCCGCCGTGGCCCTCAAGGTCTTCCCGCTGCCCTCGGCCGTGCTCTTCCCGCACTCGGTGCTGCCGCTGCACATCTTCGAGCCGCGCTACCGCGAGCTGGTGCGGGACGCACTCGCGGGCGACGGGGTGATGGCGCTCGGGGGGCTGCAGCCCGGCTGGGAGCGCGACTACGGGGGCAGGCCCCCGCTCGCGCCCCTGCTCTGCGTGGGCACCATCCTCTGGCACGAGGAGGTGGAGGAGGGGCGCTACAACCTGCTGCTCCAGGGCGTGTGCCGGGGCCGCGTGCTGGAGGAGCTGCCCGCGCGCAAGCTCTACCGCGAGGTGCAGGTGCAGCTGCTGCCGGACGCGGCCTACAACGGGCCCGAGGAGGAGGCGCTGCGCCAGGCGGTGTTCGAGCTGGCGGGGCGGGTGCCCCCCTCCTTCGCGGAGAACCTGCTGCCGGTGGCGGCGCGCGCGGCGGGCGGCACGCTCGCGGACGTGGTGGCCGCGGCGCTGGTGCCCGAGACCGAGCGGCGCCTGGAGCTGCTCGAGCAGCTGGACGTGGGCGCACGCCTCGCCGCACTGATGGATGACGTGAGCGAGCTCATCGCCCGCTTGAGTCCGGTGCCGCAAAGCGGGCCGCTCAACTGAGGCGCGCGGGCCCGGCGCCCGCTACGCTCCCTCAGGAGAGACACTGGTTCTCCCACCCTGAGAGAGGAGCGCGTCCTTCCCATGCGGCTCGTGAAGCTCGGCCTCGCCAACGTGAACACCACCGTGGGCGCCTTCGCGCGCAACACCGACCGGGCGCTCGCGCTCGCGCGCGAGATGGCGGCCGCGGACTGCACCGTGGCGCTGTTCCCCGAGCAGCTCATCGGCGGCTATCCGCCCGAGGACCTGGTGCAGTGGCAGGGCTTCGTGGAGCACCAGTGGCCGCAGCTGGAGCGCTTCGCGCGCGAGACGGCGGGGCTCCCGTGCGTCTTCGCCATCGGCGTCACCGTGGCGCACGGGGGCTTGCGCCTCAACTGCGCGGCCATCGTCGCGGGAGGCCGCGTGCACGGCCTCGTGCCCAAGGAGCAGCTGCCCACCTACAGCGTCTTCTACGAGGGGCGCACCTTCGCGCGCGGCTACCCGGGCATGGCCGAGAGCCACCGCGGCGTGCCGCTCGGTGACCTCTGCTTCCGCTTCGACTTCGGCACGCTCGCCCCCGAGGTGTGCGAGGACGTGTGGAGCCCCGAGGGCCCCATGCGCCGGCGCACCTACTCGGGCGCGGAGCTGGTGGTGAACCTCAGCGCGAGCCCCTTTCGCGTGGGGCACGTGGACACGCGGCGCGAGACGCTCGCCACGCGCTCGGGCGACTACCAGTGCACGCTCGCGTACGCGAACGCGGTGGGCAGCAACGACGGCCTCATCTTCGACGGCGGCGGCTTCGTGCACCAGAACGGCCGCCAGGTGATGGAGGCCGAGCGCTTCCGCGAGGGCTGGCAGGCCTGCGTGGTGGACCTGGACCGCACCGTGCGCATGCGCGGCGAGAACAGCACCTGGCGCAGCGACCGCGAGGCCTGGGCGAAGGCCGGCAAGCTCGT
Coding sequences:
- a CDS encoding LON peptidase substrate-binding domain-containing protein, which codes for MTSQERVERAAAVALKVFPLPSAVLFPHSVLPLHIFEPRYRELVRDALAGDGVMALGGLQPGWERDYGGRPPLAPLLCVGTILWHEEVEEGRYNLLLQGVCRGRVLEELPARKLYREVQVQLLPDAAYNGPEEEALRQAVFELAGRVPPSFAENLLPVAARAAGGTLADVVAAALVPETERRLELLEQLDVGARLAALMDDVSELIARLSPVPQSGPLN
- a CDS encoding YqaA family protein translates to MPDFSSSPSDATSPDAAPRPSWYRRLYLRVEAMSASPHALLAMAAVSVVDGSVFPIPPFALLVPMVLARPNRWVRYSLVGIAASIVGGLIGYWLGTLLHGGAINFLHFDPNFRVDRFGIHATVAELLGRNIWMLAALCSVLPTPLKIVAIGSGAVGVPLPQFFLALVIGRTVRFFVVAGFMRFVGPSARRWLRV